In the genome of Coraliomargarita algicola, one region contains:
- a CDS encoding alpha-L-fucosidase: protein MSQKNQDQNAPVDDVAVQHAKVQITALSDETAAYQRTTHPDAQWYRDTCLGMFFHWGISSVNGQGDLSWGMMKRAPGFAVESAKAHGIYAVQSICSPNKYWEQAEGFKCENYDPEKWLIAAKEVGVEYVVITTKHHDGFCLWPSEHGDLSTKNFLGGRDLLQEFVAACRKLEIKIGFYYSPPDWRLEQERMSFLYGNQNPGLDQNFKQKEVIEPNPEEEAAFFAKHAELASGHVRELLTRYGKIDILWFDGRVPPGGITMEQIREIQPGILVNSRGYGYGDFNTPECKFPERRFDKGWWEYCHVFADGAWGYLDHEVYKPLGWLLGELSKTRSWDGTFLPNVAPDAKGQMPHSFYLRMRQLKDWMSHSGESIHGAEGGGWPEQSNVPLTHRAGRTYAHLDWQFDASTVVEISYLKQAPKSVSFLKTGESIEFTYEQGVLRFQVDDDSLSHLTDVVLIEQASA, encoded by the coding sequence ATGAGTCAAAAGAACCAAGATCAGAACGCGCCAGTAGACGATGTTGCGGTGCAACATGCTAAAGTGCAAATTACGGCGCTGTCCGATGAAACTGCTGCGTATCAACGCACGACGCACCCCGATGCGCAATGGTATCGTGATACATGCTTAGGCATGTTCTTCCACTGGGGCATTTCCAGTGTGAATGGACAGGGCGACTTGTCTTGGGGAATGATGAAGCGTGCACCTGGTTTTGCTGTGGAATCGGCAAAAGCACATGGCATCTATGCCGTGCAGAGCATTTGTTCTCCAAATAAATATTGGGAGCAAGCTGAAGGTTTTAAGTGCGAGAACTATGATCCGGAAAAGTGGTTGATTGCGGCAAAAGAAGTCGGTGTCGAATATGTAGTGATCACTACGAAGCATCATGATGGATTTTGCTTATGGCCTAGTGAGCATGGAGATTTGAGCACTAAGAATTTCCTCGGTGGGCGTGACTTGCTGCAGGAATTTGTCGCTGCCTGCCGCAAACTTGAGATCAAGATTGGCTTTTACTATTCTCCGCCGGATTGGCGTTTGGAGCAGGAACGGATGAGCTTTTTATACGGCAATCAGAACCCTGGGCTGGACCAGAACTTTAAGCAGAAGGAAGTGATCGAGCCGAATCCGGAGGAAGAGGCAGCATTTTTTGCGAAGCACGCAGAGTTGGCTAGTGGGCACGTGCGTGAGTTGCTGACTCGTTATGGGAAGATTGATATCTTATGGTTCGACGGTCGAGTGCCACCCGGTGGTATCACCATGGAGCAAATTCGTGAAATTCAGCCTGGAATTCTGGTGAATTCACGTGGCTATGGATATGGAGATTTCAATACCCCTGAGTGTAAGTTCCCAGAACGACGCTTTGATAAAGGTTGGTGGGAGTATTGTCATGTGTTTGCCGATGGCGCGTGGGGCTATCTCGACCATGAAGTTTACAAGCCACTCGGGTGGTTGCTGGGCGAATTGTCTAAAACCCGTTCGTGGGATGGCACTTTTTTGCCAAATGTAGCGCCTGATGCAAAGGGACAAATGCCCCATAGCTTTTATTTACGTATGCGTCAGTTAAAGGATTGGATGTCGCATAGTGGAGAGTCCATTCATGGAGCCGAGGGGGGCGGTTGGCCCGAGCAGTCGAATGTGCCGCTGACCCATCGAGCGGGGCGCACCTATGCGCACTTGGACTGGCAGTTCGATGCGTCCACTGTGGTTGAGATTTCGTATCTTAAGCAAGCACCTAAATCGGTGTCCTTTTTGAAGACGGGCGAGTCGATTGAGTTTACTTATGAGCAGGGCGTATTGCGCTTTCAAGTTGATGATGATTCTTTGAGCCATCTGACAGATGTGGTACTCATCGAGCAAGCGTCCGCCTAG
- a CDS encoding LamG-like jellyroll fold domain-containing protein, with the protein MMEHARQDFLLSDYQPADFPGLVSYWEFSQSSETFTAQQGEPYVLRSQVGPLEVVADASAPLGASALRIETGQWLNIARSECPLLDIHGPEGQLTVVAWIKREDLSRGCEFIAGQWNESHRGRQYGLFLNIATWGTSEQICGHLSHVGGPTPGYKYCIDGPMGASPVPYDEWVMVAMSYDGSNGYAWLNGQLDARPGLNPYSLAGGLYDSGPNGSDFTVGAVDRSGVIGNFFSGWLAGLAVYRRALTPAEIYALSQL; encoded by the coding sequence ATGATGGAACACGCCCGACAGGATTTTTTATTAAGCGACTATCAACCGGCCGATTTCCCCGGCTTGGTTTCTTATTGGGAGTTTTCCCAGTCGTCCGAAACATTTACGGCGCAGCAAGGTGAGCCTTATGTGCTCCGCTCGCAGGTCGGTCCGTTGGAGGTGGTGGCGGATGCGTCCGCTCCTTTGGGCGCTTCGGCCTTACGCATTGAAACGGGGCAGTGGCTCAATATTGCGCGTTCGGAATGTCCGCTCTTAGACATCCATGGGCCGGAGGGCCAGTTGACTGTGGTTGCGTGGATTAAACGTGAGGATCTGTCCCGGGGCTGTGAATTTATCGCGGGGCAGTGGAACGAGAGTCACCGTGGGCGACAATACGGACTGTTTCTAAACATCGCCACTTGGGGCACCAGTGAGCAGATCTGTGGTCACCTCTCGCATGTGGGGGGGCCGACTCCGGGCTATAAATACTGTATCGATGGTCCCATGGGAGCGAGTCCGGTGCCTTATGACGAGTGGGTGATGGTTGCGATGAGTTATGATGGTTCGAATGGATATGCGTGGTTGAATGGACAGCTCGACGCGCGCCCTGGCCTCAATCCATACTCGCTGGCCGGGGGGCTCTATGATAGTGGCCCCAATGGTTCCGATTTCACCGTAGGGGCGGTCGATCGCAGTGGTGTGATTGGTAATTTCTTTAGCGGTTGGTTGGCTGGACTTGCAGTGTATCGACGTGCACTGACTCCGGCCGAAATCTACGCATTGTCGCAACTGTGA